One region of Flavobacteriales bacterium genomic DNA includes:
- a CDS encoding 3'-5' exonuclease, whose product MLENISIHKILFLDVETVPVAPTFSELSEEFQLLWAEKTRWQRSEGQTPDEFYGLKAGVMAEFAKVICVSVGYIYEKNNTSFFRIKSFYGDDEQLLLNELKTLLDDKFATKSHYLCAHNGKEFDYPFLCRRMIVNGVTLPKILEIAGKKPWEVRHLDTMELWKFGDYKHYTSIKLLAALFDIPTPKDDIDGSQVAKIYWQEQDLERIRVYCQKDTLTVAQILLKYMGKPILTEEQIEVA is encoded by the coding sequence ATGCTCGAAAACATTTCCATTCATAAAATACTATTCCTAGATGTAGAAACAGTCCCTGTAGCTCCCACATTTTCTGAGCTTTCAGAGGAGTTTCAATTGTTATGGGCAGAAAAAACACGTTGGCAACGTTCAGAAGGCCAAACTCCAGACGAATTTTATGGACTAAAAGCAGGTGTAATGGCAGAATTTGCCAAAGTAATTTGTGTTTCTGTAGGTTACATTTATGAGAAAAACAACACCTCTTTTTTTAGGATTAAGTCCTTTTATGGCGATGACGAGCAGTTATTATTAAATGAGCTTAAAACACTTTTAGATGATAAGTTTGCTACTAAAAGCCATTACCTCTGCGCTCACAATGGCAAGGAGTTCGATTACCCCTTTTTATGTAGGCGAATGATTGTCAACGGAGTAACCCTACCTAAGATACTAGAAATAGCAGGTAAAAAACCGTGGGAAGTTCGTCACCTAGACACCATGGAGCTATGGAAGTTTGGAGATTACAAACACTACACCTCTATCAAATTGTTGGCGGCATTATTTGACATACCAACACCCAAAGATGATATTGACGGTAGTCAAGTAGCCAAAATCTATTGGCAAGAACAAGATTTGGAACGCATTCGAGTATATTGTCAGAAAGACACACTAACTGTAGCACAAATATTATTGAAATACATGGGTAAACCCATACTTACAGAAGAACAAATAGA
- the lipB gene encoding lipoyl(octanoyl) transferase LipB encodes MPKVVFQDLGLIDYKEAWDYQEKRFNEILDVKKNNRKENRKDPTLSYLLFCEHPHVYTLGKSGDENNLLVNEDYLKSRGATFYKINRGGDITYHGPGQIVGYPILDLDNFFTDIHKYLRYLEEAVILTLADYGIESTRSDGETGVWLDVGNENARKICALGVRSSRWVTMHGFAFNVNCDLSYFGNIIPCGIVDKSVTSMQKELGKEVDMQEVQHKLKDHLKKLFDFQFVNE; translated from the coding sequence ATGCCTAAAGTTGTTTTTCAAGATTTAGGGCTCATCGATTATAAAGAAGCTTGGGACTATCAAGAAAAACGATTTAATGAAATCCTTGATGTTAAGAAAAACAACAGAAAGGAAAACAGAAAAGACCCTACCTTATCCTACCTCTTATTTTGTGAACACCCTCACGTATATACTTTAGGTAAAAGTGGCGACGAAAATAACCTCTTAGTCAATGAAGATTACCTTAAGTCTAGAGGAGCGACCTTTTATAAAATCAATAGAGGAGGGGACATCACTTATCACGGACCGGGACAGATAGTCGGTTACCCCATTTTAGATTTAGACAATTTTTTTACAGATATCCATAAGTATCTACGTTACCTTGAAGAAGCGGTTATCTTAACTCTTGCTGACTACGGAATTGAGAGCACACGTTCAGACGGTGAAACGGGCGTTTGGTTAGATGTAGGCAATGAAAATGCCCGAAAAATATGTGCCTTAGGAGTCCGTTCTAGCCGATGGGTAACGATGCACGGTTTTGCTTTTAACGTCAATTGTGATTTGTCCTATTTTGGCAATATTATTCCTTGTGGTATAGTCGATAAATCGGTGACTTCTATGCAAAAGGAATTGGGCAAGGAAGTGGATATGCAAGAAGTCCAGCACAAGCTAAAAGATCATCTCAAAAAGCTGTTTGACTTTCAGTTTGTGAATGAATAA
- a CDS encoding bifunctional phosphoglucose/phosphomannose isomerase, giving the protein MKMNDYISDFTKHLTEALEIGQTTLLSEPHADIHNVLICGLGGSGIGGTIVNDLVSEHINVPIAATKDYSIPNFVDENTLVIASSYSGNTEETLYALEACQKRRAQIACVTSGGALEKLAKEKGFNCITIPGGQPPRAMFGYSFTQLFFLLNHYGLIDNSFMSEFEKGIALLDSQEEAIKSEAKALASKLYGTTPVIYTAAGFEGVGVRFRQQINENSKMLCWHHVIPEMNHNELLGWRINTDNLGVVYFRNKCDYDRNQVRIDINKEVISKFTDNISEVWSKGDSRIENSLYHIHLGDWVSWYLSEMNEVDAIEIDVINFLKSSLAKL; this is encoded by the coding sequence ATGAAAATGAACGATTATATCAGCGACTTTACTAAGCACCTAACAGAAGCATTAGAAATAGGTCAGACTACTTTACTTAGCGAACCTCACGCTGATATTCATAACGTTCTTATTTGTGGTTTAGGGGGGTCTGGAATTGGAGGAACAATAGTCAACGATTTAGTATCTGAACATATCAATGTGCCGATAGCAGCAACAAAAGATTATAGCATACCCAATTTTGTAGATGAAAACACCCTTGTAATAGCCTCTTCATACTCAGGTAACACCGAAGAAACGCTGTATGCTTTGGAAGCTTGTCAAAAGAGAAGAGCCCAGATAGCTTGTGTAACATCTGGAGGGGCATTAGAAAAGTTAGCCAAAGAAAAAGGATTTAACTGCATAACAATACCTGGTGGTCAGCCACCAAGAGCTATGTTTGGGTATTCTTTTACTCAGTTGTTCTTCTTGCTCAATCATTATGGATTGATAGACAATTCTTTTATGTCTGAATTTGAAAAAGGGATAGCCCTATTAGATAGCCAAGAGGAGGCCATTAAATCAGAAGCTAAAGCGTTAGCCTCAAAACTATATGGCACTACCCCTGTAATTTATACGGCGGCAGGATTTGAAGGTGTTGGTGTGCGTTTCCGCCAACAAATCAACGAAAACAGTAAAATGTTATGTTGGCACCACGTTATCCCTGAAATGAATCACAACGAATTATTAGGTTGGAGAATAAACACAGATAATTTAGGTGTGGTTTACTTTAGAAACAAATGTGATTACGATAGAAATCAGGTGAGAATAGACATCAATAAAGAAGTCATTTCTAAATTCACGGATAATATTTCCGAGGTTTGGAGCAAAGGTGATTCTCGTATCGAAAACAGTCTTTACCACATTCATTTGGGCGATTGGGTATCGTGGTACTTATCAGAAATGAATGAAGTAGATGCTATAGAAATAGATGTAATTAACTTCCTAAAGAGTTCTTTAGCTAAGCTATAA
- the lysS gene encoding lysine--tRNA ligase yields MHRELSEQEIVRRESLQKLLELGINPYPSELFDVNVSATEIKKNYNSDKLGYKNIQIAGRLMSRRVMGKASFAELQDSTGRIQLYFNRDEICPDEDKTMYNTVFKKLLDIGDFIGVKGYVFTTKVGEISIHVESFVVLSKTLRPLPLPKTDTDGKIYDAFTDPEKRYRQRYVDLVVNPHVKEAFVKRTQLTNSMRSYLNDKGYLEVETPILQPIYGGAAARPFKTHHNTLDMPLYLRIANELYLKRLIVGGFDGVYEFSKDFRNEGMSRFHNPEFTQVELYVAYKDYNWMMDLVEEMVEKIALDLHGTTEVQVGENLINFQRPWKRYTMYEAIENFTGIDISEMDETTMAKTAKDLGVSVDSSMARGKLIDEIFGEKCEGQLIQPTFITDYPVEMSPLAKKHRDKEGLVERFEAICNGKEICNAFSELNDPIDQRERFEDQLKLAKRGDEEAMVLDEDFLRSIEYGMPPTAGLGIGIDRLSMIMTNSNSIQDVLFFPQMKPENKTEE; encoded by the coding sequence ATGCATAGAGAGTTGTCAGAACAAGAAATTGTGAGGAGGGAGTCCTTACAAAAGTTGTTAGAATTGGGTATAAATCCTTACCCTTCAGAGTTATTTGATGTTAATGTTTCGGCTACTGAAATAAAGAAAAACTACAATTCTGATAAACTTGGTTATAAGAATATCCAAATTGCTGGTCGATTGATGAGTCGTAGAGTTATGGGAAAAGCCTCTTTTGCTGAACTACAGGATAGTACGGGTAGAATACAACTCTATTTTAATCGAGATGAAATTTGTCCTGATGAGGACAAAACCATGTACAACACCGTCTTTAAAAAACTCCTTGATATTGGAGACTTTATAGGAGTTAAGGGCTATGTGTTTACTACTAAGGTTGGTGAAATTTCTATACATGTAGAAAGTTTTGTTGTTTTAAGTAAAACACTAAGACCATTACCGTTACCAAAAACCGATACTGATGGTAAAATATATGACGCCTTTACTGATCCTGAGAAAAGATACCGTCAGCGTTATGTAGATTTGGTGGTTAATCCACACGTTAAAGAAGCGTTTGTTAAGCGAACACAACTGACTAACTCTATGCGTTCTTATCTAAATGACAAAGGGTATTTAGAAGTGGAAACTCCTATTTTACAACCTATTTATGGGGGGGCGGCAGCACGTCCTTTCAAAACACATCACAACACTTTAGACATGCCTCTTTATTTGCGTATTGCTAACGAGCTATATCTCAAGAGACTGATTGTTGGTGGTTTTGATGGCGTTTATGAATTTTCTAAAGACTTTAGAAATGAGGGTATGAGTCGATTTCATAATCCAGAGTTTACTCAAGTTGAACTGTATGTGGCTTATAAAGACTATAACTGGATGATGGATTTGGTGGAAGAAATGGTAGAAAAAATTGCTTTAGACCTACACGGCACTACTGAAGTACAAGTTGGCGAAAACCTCATCAACTTCCAAAGACCATGGAAGCGATACACTATGTATGAAGCCATTGAAAACTTCACAGGTATTGATATTTCTGAAATGGACGAGACAACTATGGCAAAAACAGCTAAAGATTTAGGGGTTAGCGTGGATTCCTCTATGGCAAGAGGTAAATTAATTGACGAGATTTTTGGAGAAAAATGTGAAGGGCAATTGATACAGCCTACTTTCATAACAGACTACCCAGTTGAAATGTCACCATTAGCTAAAAAACACAGAGATAAAGAAGGTTTGGTAGAACGATTTGAAGCCATTTGTAATGGTAAGGAAATATGTAATGCCTTTTCAGAATTGAACGACCCTATTGACCAAAGAGAGCGTTTTGAGGACCAACTAAAATTAGCAAAAAGAGGCGACGAAGAAGCTATGGTCTTAGATGAAGATTTTCTACGTTCAATAGAATATGGTATGCCCCCTACAGCTGGACTAGGTATTGGTATTGATAGACTGTCAATGATAATGACTAATAGCAACTCTATTCAAGATGTGTTATTCTTCCCTCAGATGAAGCCTGAAAACAAAACCGAAGAATAA
- a CDS encoding NAD(P)H-dependent glycerol-3-phosphate dehydrogenase, with product MSLFKNIAVIGGGSWATAIVKMLSENQESVSWWMRNEDNIAHIKRYGNNPNYISAAELFPNKLTIDSDINAIVETADCIVLAVPSAFLATTLESLSVSIKDKFVVSAIKGIVPENNSIIGDYLHEIYHIPYENIGVVTGPCHAEEVALERLSYLTVACEDVRKAEWFAEQITCRYIKTNVSEDIYGTEIAAVLKNVIAIASGVCHSLGYGDNFQAVLASNAIREIKRFVDTVHPIKRDIKESAYLGDLLVTVYSQFSRNRTFGNMIGKGYSVKSAQLEMNMIAEGYYAVKCIKEINEQYNIEMPITKAVYHILYEKISPVIEMRLLSDKLN from the coding sequence ATGTCTTTGTTCAAAAATATAGCGGTAATTGGTGGTGGTAGTTGGGCAACAGCTATCGTTAAGATGCTCTCAGAAAATCAAGAATCTGTTAGTTGGTGGATGCGTAATGAGGATAATATTGCCCACATCAAACGCTATGGCAACAACCCCAATTACATTAGTGCTGCCGAGTTATTCCCTAACAAACTCACTATCGATTCTGATATTAATGCTATTGTTGAGACTGCTGATTGTATTGTACTAGCCGTACCATCTGCTTTTTTGGCAACAACTCTAGAATCCTTGAGTGTATCAATAAAAGATAAATTTGTGGTGTCAGCCATAAAAGGAATTGTACCTGAGAATAATTCTATAATTGGTGATTATCTACACGAAATCTATCATATCCCTTATGAAAATATAGGTGTTGTAACAGGTCCGTGCCATGCTGAAGAAGTCGCTTTAGAACGCCTTTCATACTTAACGGTTGCTTGTGAAGATGTTAGAAAAGCAGAATGGTTTGCTGAGCAAATTACTTGCCGATATATCAAAACTAATGTTTCTGAAGATATCTATGGTACTGAAATTGCTGCTGTACTAAAAAACGTGATAGCCATAGCGTCTGGAGTTTGCCATAGTCTAGGATATGGTGATAATTTTCAAGCCGTTTTAGCCTCTAATGCCATACGAGAAATCAAACGCTTTGTAGATACTGTACACCCCATAAAAAGGGATATCAAAGAGTCCGCCTATTTGGGTGATTTATTGGTTACTGTATATTCTCAGTTCAGTAGAAACCGAACCTTTGGAAATATGATAGGCAAAGGCTATTCTGTAAAGTCGGCACAGCTAGAAATGAATATGATAGCAGAAGGCTATTATGCTGTTAAATGTATCAAAGAAATTAACGAGCAATACAACATTGAGATGCCTATTACAAAGGCAGTATATCACATTTTATATGAAAAGATTTCTCCTGTAATAGAGATGCGTTTACTTTCCGATAAGTTGAATTAG
- a CDS encoding class I SAM-dependent methyltransferase produces the protein MKIIQTAERVSHEDISDNFVFQRSLLAYVEASKIVSGKVLEIGTGSGYGIDIISPFTDKFVTIDKHDANISTHNKDNVEFIQMSMPPMNNFERKTFDFVISFQVIEHIKYDAFFLSEVSRVLKNGGKFIVSTPNIKKTLTRNPWHIREYTISELEKKMLIHFKTVQKLGVFGNEKIAKYYEKNKQAVEKITKYDFLNLQYRLPRQLLQIPYDILNRRNRKKLLKNNTALVEEIAMTDYYIDEANDDCFDLFFIAQKNPNPKKYNF, from the coding sequence ATGAAAATTATCCAAACAGCGGAGAGGGTATCTCATGAGGACATCTCCGATAATTTTGTTTTTCAACGTTCTTTATTAGCCTATGTAGAGGCATCAAAAATTGTTTCGGGCAAAGTCCTAGAAATAGGAACAGGTAGCGGATACGGTATAGATATCATTTCGCCTTTTACCGATAAATTTGTTACCATTGATAAACACGATGCTAATATTTCAACACATAATAAAGACAATGTAGAGTTTATCCAAATGAGTATGCCTCCAATGAATAACTTTGAACGTAAAACCTTTGACTTTGTAATTAGTTTTCAGGTCATTGAACACATCAAGTACGACGCTTTTTTTCTGTCAGAAGTAAGCAGAGTACTAAAAAATGGAGGGAAGTTTATTGTAAGCACACCAAATATTAAAAAAACACTAACCAGAAATCCTTGGCATATACGTGAATATACTATTTCAGAACTCGAGAAGAAAATGTTAATTCACTTTAAGACGGTTCAAAAACTTGGAGTTTTTGGAAATGAAAAAATTGCCAAATACTATGAGAAAAACAAACAAGCAGTAGAGAAAATTACTAAGTATGATTTTTTGAATTTGCAATACCGTCTGCCAAGACAATTGTTGCAAATACCTTACGACATTCTAAACCGAAGAAACCGAAAGAAATTACTTAAAAACAATACAGCTCTAGTTGAGGAGATTGCGATGACAGATTATTATATAGACGAGGCTAATGACGACTGCTTTGATTTATTCTTTATAGCACAGAAAAACCCTAACCCTAAAAAGTATAATTTTTGA